A window of Macaca mulatta isolate MMU2019108-1 chromosome 7, T2T-MMU8v2.0, whole genome shotgun sequence genomic DNA:
ctaggattacaggcgtgagccactgtgcctggccagaaatgcCCTTTCTGACCAGAGTCAAAGTTCCCCCAATGCCTGGGTAGCCCAGCTTCCCCATTGGCTCCTGAAATCCACCCCTTTAGGTTTCCTTTCCCTGCTCAGAAGCTCTGCCAGAGGGGACattccctgggaggctgagggtcaCCACGATACCATGACAGAGTCTGGCAAGGTAAGGAAGGCACTCGCAGACTGGCTGCCCCTTTGGGGGCCCCTTGGACCTCAGGAGCTCAAACCAGCACAATTTTGGAGCCAAGGGACTTCACGAGCCTCTCAGAGAGCTCCGAGTCTTGACCTGAGTTGCCCAGATGCAGGCCTGAGAGAGGAGGCCTGGCAGGATAGGAAGAAACGGTTGACTCCTCCCGAGCTGGAGCCCACCCAGCATGTGTTAACACGCGCCttcatcctctctcctcagcccaTCCTCTATTCCTATTTCCGAAGCTCCTGCTCATGGAGAGTTCGAATTGGTAAGAGCTGTGCCTCCTCCAGACTGAGTGCTGGAGTGGGGTGGACTGGGGTGGAGAAGCTGGCCTGGGATGGAAGGGGTGCTCTGTCAGAAAGGACCTCACCCCCAGCAACCAGCATCCCCCGACTCCTAGAACCCCCGTCCCTTCATGGCATCTCCACCCCGGAAACGcagggtgagggtgggaggaagggggttgttttttttcttgggaCTGACACTTCTCCCAACACTGCTCTCCAAAGCCCCTTGGCAACCGTGTTTAAAGCAGGGTCACAAAATCCATATGCCCCTGGTAACTAGCAGGGGAACAGCTGGCCTCCCTCAGTTCTTATCTTATTTGAACTGGCAAAGCAAACAGAATGGACCAGCGGGCCAGCGTCAGCCTTGAAGGCTTCAGAAAAGCAGAAACAAGGGCCCTGTGGCTCGTCCTTTTTTGACCCTTCCCTCCCTCGGCTTAACACAGCATTTGGCAAAGGCTGTACTGTACTGAGGAAAAGCTCTGTGCCGGGTGCTTTTGTGTGCCTGATTCCATTTAAACCTCAACAACTGTAGGAGGGAGGTACTATTACTGTCCCCATTGTatagaggaggaagctgaggcacaaaaaaCTGAGGCaacattaagtaacttgcccaagatcattcAGCTACTAAGAGGCAGAACTGGAATTCAAACCATATAGTCTGGCTCCAGAGGCCTattaagttacttgcccaaggccacacagttagCAAGTGACTGTGTTGAAATTTGAACCCAAGAAGCTTGCCTCCAGAGTGTGGAGGCAAAGCTATCCTCCATGACCCCTCCTCCATCCCGCAGTCACTTGGTATTTGCTGGGATCAGTAAGCAAGAGCCCTGGGTGCCAGGAGAAACTTTCCTCCAGGAAGATGAACCCATCCCTGGGTGCTAGTGCCTCTGCCCTGGCTGAGCCAGAAGCCAGAAGCCAGAGCAATATAGGTGCTGTCTGTAGGGCCTGTGTGCTTTGGCCTTCCCTCCTCCAGGTGTCTCCTCCAGCCCCAAACACTGTCACTCTCCAGACTGGAGTTGACCGGCACTAGGAGTAGCctggtgttgcccaggctgtctctaCACCATGACATGTCTGGTCCTTCTCCCCTCATTCCTTTGCCCTTCCCTGAGATTGGCCATCACCATACTTGAATGCCCAAGTGCGCATAATACACTCACGCATGCACACGCACGCAGTCTTCTCCACCAGTGCTGACCCACCCAAGTTTTTTTACCCTCAGCTTGCCAGGGGAAATTATCAAAAGGGATGGAGAGAAAATCTGGTGACTGGAGTCACAGCAAATGCGCTCCAAGGCCACCAAGGAGCCCAATGCCTGTCTGGAATCTCTAGTAAACAGCCCTGAGAACAGAGAGAATAGATTGGAAGAGATCCTTTTCCAACAGAACAAGAGTGCCATCTGTGTGTGCTCTGTGTGGCCACCTGAGCTCCTTCACTTGGCGCTTAGTTGCCTTCTTGAGGGAGTAATTGCATGTCTCCAACCAAGACACTGGTCATCACTGTGTAAGGCCCTGGGGGAGCAGAGGTAAACACGACACACCCTTGCTGTCCTCCAGGAGCCCACGGAGTGGCGGGGCACACACCTTTATCACCACCCAGCGGGCATGAGGGCCCCATTGGGGGGTCCAGATCATGAGGTCTCTAAGAGTTCAGGGGTGAGCGAGGCAGAACATCATGCATCTGGGGTAGGGAGCAGGTGGTAACAAGGAAAGCTGGAGAGAAGGGGATAGTGCCAAGGTGAGCCTTGACCACCCAGAAGTGTAGAGAAGCCTCCCCCTCTTTGGCCTTATGTCACCCTAGAAGGgctcttttctttaagagtatGGCCAGAGGCTGTTCCCTGACTCTGCTATCTGTGGTCTCTCCTAGCTCTGGCCTTGAAAGGCATTGACTATGAGACAGTGCCCATCAATCTCATAAAGGATGGGGGCCAACAGGTAAGAAAGCTGTTCCCAGACCACAAAGTGGGAATTGGAGGCCTTGAAGAGGCACTAGGCAGGGGAAGAAGGGGAGGCTCTGCCCCAGAGAAGTGAACCTGTGTCTTGTGGACTGTCACTGCAAGAGGCTGCTGGCTCTCCCTTGTGGGACAGGGTGGCACGCTGTGCAGTAGCAGGAGGCCTGGGAAGGGCCCAGGTCCAGGCTGTGTACCCCAGCCTGAGTTCTCCAATGCCTGACCCTGGGAGGGTGGGTGGCGAGTGGGTCCCCACCCCATACTGGGCCCTCTGGATGGCTGACTAGGGTAGGAGCCGCCTTGGTGGCCATGGTGTGAGATGCAGGGAAAAGCCCATAGCCAGGCTGTTAGGATGAAGCCTATGGCTCAGCAGCCGCTGGGGTTTGGGATACTTCATGGATCCCCCAGGGATTACCCTGGGCCTAGGATTTAGGGCCTTcccagggaagggagaggggggTGGGCGGCAGGCCTGGGGTTCTCCGGCTTGCTTGGTTCTCCTCTGGCCAACACAGTCCAGGCCACCCAGCCCACCAGGGCCTTGTCTCCACAGTTCTCTAAGGACTTCCAGGCACTGAATCCCATGAAGCAGGTGCCAGCCCTGAAGATTGATGGAATCACCATTCACCAGTCAGTGAGTGCAGGGCCTAGGGGAGGGCCCTCGTGAGAGCAGTGTCCTGAATGAGAGCGCCTGACATGTCTTCCTCGCCTGTGTATGGTCAGGGTGCCTAGCACATAGGAGAGGCTCAATACAACGCtcatggggagggtgggaggttGTTGAGGAAAATAAGGGAAGATTCAAGCACATGGAGAACCAAGTTCTGCAGGATAAGGTCCAAAATGGCTTTATAGGGCTTGAGCTGAGGAGGTGGAGGGAAGAGGTGTAGTGATGGtgctggaagaggaggaggaggagtttgcTGGCCCTGTCCCCTCTGACCTAGGGTTCCTGGGCCCTGTCCCTGCCTCACTGCTTCCCTCTGGACAGCTGGCCATCATTGAGTATCTAGAGGAGACGCGTCCCACTCCGCGACTTCTGCCTCAGGACCCAAAGAAGAGGGCCAGCGTGCGTATGATTTCTGACCTCATTGCTGGTGGCATCCAGCCCCTGCAGGTGTGGCACTTGTACACTTGCACCCTTGCACACCTCACACACTCTTACATTCACACATTGGCTGTGTGAGCTGCCCATTGTGGGGGCGGGTGCCCAGTATGGGGGCGGGGGCgtcaagggagggagggggaTTGGATTCTCAGGGGCTTTGACCTGGACCATGTGAAAGAAGGGGGCAAAGATCTCAATCTCAGAAATCAGCCGTCCCAGCTGGTCCCCTACTGCGTTCCGAGAAGCTCTAGTTTCTAAGGACGCATGTACAGGTGCTTGAGGTGGGGAAAGGGCCAGGATGGCAGGGGAGACTCTGAGCAGGCCCCAGGCCAGGCCTCCCGCCTTTAACCAGAGGGGCTTGCCTTTCATCTGTGCTATCTCGGTCATACACTGGGATACACGTaggattttattttgtaagtGTCACTGTTAAAACAGACAAGTAAGTATTAAAAACAGTTTATCTGTACCAGCTTCTACTCTGAATGAGGAAATAGCCCCAGAAAGGTGAAGTGACTTATGCTGAGTCCCACAGGTAGGTCCTAGCAAAGTGGGGACTAAGTCAGGACCCCTGCATGCCTGTGCCCCCCACTCCCATGTCATTTTAACAAAGGATGTTGGAGCAAACAGACATCTCCATTTTGAGGAAATAATATTCCTCCATAATGAGGAAACAGGTAAAATGGCTCCAGGAGTGCCAAGATGGAGCCAGGCTGGAAATCTCTGAAAGCCAGTCCTGTGGACCTCCCTCATCCCAGCCCCACCCTCTATCACACTCCGTCTGCTCACAAGGGACCACACAAGGGAGAAGTGAGGGAGACAGGCCTGAGTTGTAGGCGCACCTGCCACAGCCATGGCCGCGTCTTGTGTCACATGAATAGGGATTCATGCACATCTCTGACGGAATTACGTGGCTTTTTGAGGCCACTGGGGCAGCCTGTGAAGGTGGCTGCTGGGATGGCTACCTCCCTCCAGCCTCAGGGCCCTGGTAGAAGGAAGGGGCTCATGGAGCCTGGGGGGAGAAGGGATAGATATGTCCAGCCAGGGGCGGATGGGAAGTGAACTTCCCTGAAGGGGTTTGGCCAAGGGGCAGTCCCCACCCAGCTCTCAGAGCAATCACAGACTTTCTTTGGGCTGCATAGAACCTGTCTGTCCTGAAGCAAGTGGGAGAGGAGTTCCAGCTGACCTGGGCCCAGAACGCCATCATTTCTGGATTTAACGGTGAGTCCTCACCCTGTGAGCTGCCCCACAGTGGCCTCTTAGAGGTATGGCCCTCGAACACAGGGGCCTGGGTATCTGAACCACCCTCCCAGGCTGCTTTGGTCCTGACAGTTGCATGGGTGAGGGCAGGACTCGGGAAGCGAAGGGCTGGGTGGGCCTCCAGACCTTAGCTCCAGTGCTTCCAGGAACCTTGGTCCCTGCACCCACAGCCCACAGCCCTTCATAGCTGGGTGGCCCAACTTCAGCTTCACTGCCCACTCCAGCCAGGAAGCCAAGGCCAGCACAGTGCCAGCCACCAGAGTGAGAGCTGCCACGGCGGCCAATGGCAGGGCTTGTCCACTCTAGTGGGGGAAATGGTGGCTGGCTCTGCGGAGCCTAAGGAGACAGAAGCTTGTCCCTAGCAGCTCTCTTCAGACCTGGCTGCCAGTTCTCGCCAGCAGCCGTGCTCAGTCTGTCACTCAGTTGGGCGCTCATTTCATAACTATGGAGGCCAAGGCCCAAAAAGCTTGGTGTCCCCTTCCTGCACCTAGCATAAGATGTTTATGTGGCCTCTCCACAGCCCTGGAGCAGATCCTACAGAGCACAGCAGGCACATACTGTGTAGGAGATGAGGTAAGCTGTCCCCAGgcctccccaggcccagccacAGCGGCCGCCTCCCTCATGCTGACCCCAGGCTGTCACTTTCTTCCCCTTAGACTCAGCCATCTCTCACACCCTGAGGCAGGTGGGGCTCAGAGCTTCCTGAGGAGGCATCTGCAGGGGGATCTCTGCTGTGGGGCGCTCTTCAGCTCACTCCCAGTACACTAAACCATCTCAAGAGGGAGTTACTCAAGGTAGAAGACTGGCtgtgagaggatgaggcaggccaGGCGTCAGTTGAGGGATTGCACTAGATGATGTCTGCGCAGTCCAGGCAATCCATCGTCTCTGGCCTTCTCAACCCACAGAGTTGGTTGTCAGGGCAACTGGAGCACGGCCTGGGAGAGCACTTCAGCTCTGGGGGACAGACACACATGCAGGCCTAGGGCAGACAAGAATTGAGGGCGGGATGGGTGAAAGAGCCAAAGCAGATCGTTGGTACCCCCAGTAGAGTTGCAGTGGACATACCAAGTCCAGCCAGTGAGTCTGGGGTACTCACCCTGATGGGAACCCACCCAACCCTCTTTCAGGTGACCATGGCTGATCTGTGCTTGGTGCCTCAGGTGGCAAATGCTGAAAGGTAAGAGAGAGCCCTGCCACCCTCCCTTCTCCT
This region includes:
- the GSTZ1 gene encoding maleylacetoacetate isomerase isoform X2, which codes for MQAGKPILYSYFRSSCSWRVRIALALKGIDYETVPINLIKDGGQQFSKDFQALNPMKQVPALKIDGITIHQSLAIIEYLEETRPTPRLLPQDPKKRASVRMISDLIAGGIQPLQNLSVLKQVGEEFQLTWAQNAIISGFNALEQILQSTAGTYCVGDEVTMADLCLVPQVANAERFKVDCTPYPTISSINKRLLVLEAFQVTHPCRQPDTPTELRA
- the GSTZ1 gene encoding maleylacetoacetate isomerase isoform X1, which codes for MREPKIKEGRGLSKVMQSWFLHQVQTRCQLPARSTTQTTASQPGHALWGDTKPGPSRSPILYSYFRSSCSWRVRIALALKGIDYETVPINLIKDGGQQFSKDFQALNPMKQVPALKIDGITIHQSLAIIEYLEETRPTPRLLPQDPKKRASVRMISDLIAGGIQPLQNLSVLKQVGEEFQLTWAQNAIISGFNALEQILQSTAGTYCVGDEVTMADLCLVPQVANAERFKVDCTPYPTISSINKRLLVLEAFQVTHPCRQPDTPTELRA
- the GSTZ1 gene encoding maleylacetoacetate isomerase isoform X3, with amino-acid sequence MTESGKPILYSYFRSSCSWRVRIALALKGIDYETVPINLIKDGGQQFSKDFQALNPMKQVPALKIDGITIHQSLAIIEYLEETRPTPRLLPQDPKKRASVRMISDLIAGGIQPLQNLSVLKQVGEEFQLTWAQNAIISGFNALEQILQSTAGTYCVGDEVTMADLCLVPQVANAERFKVDCTPYPTISSINKRLLVLEAFQVTHPCRQPDTPTELRA